From the Venenivibrio stagnispumantis genome, one window contains:
- a CDS encoding methyltransferase domain-containing protein, which translates to MNKIIKLSFSRAADIYEKEAVIQKHSAKILSEIAKDIKGKGIDLGCGTGFLYEYIKKDIIGIDISFNMANHYKRKNKKVVVADIENLPFKNNIFDFALSNFSLHWTDLKKSVAEIKRVLKENGYFIFNMPVKGSLKIVETIIGEENFDFLDKNQLLKILKENDFIIKQSFEKEFFISFKDGISLLEHLHKTGSAVGKKGKTVGEKKKIVDKFKNYTKPAFLNYKLIFISAIYKKI; encoded by the coding sequence TTGAATAAAATTATTAAATTATCTTTTTCAAGAGCAGCAGATATTTATGAGAAAGAGGCAGTAATTCAAAAACATTCTGCAAAAATTTTATCAGAGATAGCAAAAGATATTAAAGGAAAAGGTATAGACCTTGGTTGTGGAACCGGTTTTTTATATGAATATATAAAAAAAGATATTATTGGTATAGATATATCATTTAATATGGCAAATCATTATAAAAGAAAAAATAAAAAAGTAGTTGTTGCAGATATTGAAAATCTACCATTTAAAAATAATATCTTTGATTTTGCTTTATCCAATTTTAGCTTACACTGGACAGATTTAAAAAAATCAGTAGCAGAGATAAAAAGAGTTTTAAAAGAAAATGGCTATTTTATATTTAATATGCCCGTAAAAGGTTCATTAAAAATAGTAGAAACTATAATCGGAGAGGAAAATTTTGATTTCTTAGACAAAAATCAACTGCTTAAAATATTAAAAGAAAATGATTTTATTATTAAGCAATCTTTTGAAAAAGAGTTTTTTATATCTTTTAAAGATGGAATATCTTTATTAGAGCATCTGCATAAAACCGGCTCTGCCGTAGGAAAAAAAGGTAAAACCGTAGGAGAAAAGAAAAAAATTGTTGATAAATTTAAAAACTATACAAAGCCGGCTTTTTTAAATTACAAATTAATCTTTATTAGTGCTATTTATAAAAAAATTTAG
- a CDS encoding MotE family protein — protein sequence MRFLIISLLICNITFAQIEEKETKKELKRIEEARESLRKEIEKNQALLEQIKKEKEALEALKTQIENEKKAMQQERYKNLAKIFEKMDPELAGQKLSKIDDPKIAAYIIYNMNEKKAGAVLQNTDPQMVNKIVKALTEIKNENKP from the coding sequence ATGAGATTTTTAATAATAAGCTTATTAATATGTAATATAACTTTTGCCCAGATAGAAGAAAAAGAAACCAAAAAAGAACTAAAAAGGATAGAAGAAGCAAGAGAATCTTTAAGAAAGGAGATAGAAAAAAATCAGGCATTATTAGAACAAATTAAGAAAGAAAAAGAAGCTCTTGAAGCTTTAAAAACTCAGATAGAAAATGAAAAAAAAGCTATGCAACAAGAAAGATATAAAAATTTAGCAAAAATATTTGAAAAAATGGATCCAGAACTTGCCGGACAAAAATTATCTAAAATAGATGACCCAAAAATAGCAGCATATATCATATACAATATGAATGAAAAAAAAGCCGGTGCTGTACTACAAAATACAGACCCTCAAATGGTGAACAAAATAGTTAAAGCCTTAACAGAAATTAAGAATGAAAATAAACCTTAA
- a CDS encoding DUF2203 domain-containing protein: protein MIIKYYSVNEANKILPQLKALVEEIKEKRELLYNEIERHELLEEEDKDNILELMYTKTQINTLDAEIRELIEIIESFGVYVKGLDPFLIDFPSEHNGEAIFLCWKEGEERIEWWHKIHEGFAGRKHISELNKDNPTKFFYK from the coding sequence ATGATTATAAAATATTATAGTGTAAATGAAGCAAATAAAATATTACCACAACTTAAAGCTCTTGTTGAAGAAATAAAAGAAAAAAGAGAACTATTATATAATGAAATAGAAAGACATGAATTATTAGAAGAGGAAGATAAAGATAATATATTAGAGCTAATGTATACAAAAACACAGATTAATACCTTAGATGCAGAAATTAGAGAACTTATTGAAATTATTGAAAGTTTTGGAGTGTATGTAAAAGGATTAGACCCATTTTTGATAGATTTTCCTTCTGAACATAATGGAGAAGCTATCTTCCTTTGTTGGAAAGAAGGTGAAGAAAGAATAGAATGGTGGCATAAAATTCATGAAGGATTTGCCGGAAGAAAACATATATCGGAACTAAATAAAGATAATCCTACTAAATTTTTTTATAAATAG
- a CDS encoding YifB family Mg chelatase-like AAA ATPase — protein sequence MLSIIKSGGNIGIDGYIAYVEVSISQGLPQFIIVGLPDTAVKESKERVKTAIENIGIKFPLKKVVVNLAPADILKQGTLYDLPIAIGILANSGIIKQERLEKTAFIGELALNGDLRGVKGILPIAIKLKEEGFEEFILPKANEKEAALVKGLNVYGFNNLREIIDFLNGDLKIEPATITEEDFKESKRSYIDFSEIKGQQTAKRALEIAAAGFHNVLLIGSPGSGKSMLAKAFNSILPPMSFEEAIETTKIHSVAGILEGFIVNERTIRSPHSTTSDIALVGGGSYPKPGELSLAHNGTLFLDELPEFKRSALEALRQPLEDRVVTISRASMKITFPAKFQLIAAANPCPCGYRFDPNKECKCTPIEIKRYLGKLSGPLLDRIDISITVLPVNPEDLSKKPVGESSTQIRERVIKAVEIQKERFKKEKINFNSEMTPTLIEKYANLSKEAENILNLSTKKFNLTARSYHRIIKVARTIADLSNNEKIEATHIMEAINYKVNENLF from the coding sequence ATGTTATCTATCATAAAAAGTGGTGGGAATATAGGTATAGATGGATATATAGCCTATGTTGAGGTAAGTATATCTCAGGGACTTCCCCAATTTATTATTGTAGGACTTCCGGATACAGCAGTAAAAGAAAGTAAAGAAAGGGTAAAAACAGCAATAGAAAATATAGGAATAAAATTTCCCCTTAAAAAAGTTGTTGTAAATTTAGCACCGGCTGATATTTTAAAACAAGGAACATTATATGATTTACCTATTGCAATTGGGATATTGGCAAATAGTGGAATAATAAAACAAGAAAGATTAGAAAAAACAGCTTTTATAGGTGAGCTTGCTTTAAATGGAGATTTAAGAGGTGTAAAAGGAATACTTCCTATTGCTATTAAATTAAAAGAAGAAGGTTTTGAAGAGTTTATACTTCCAAAAGCAAATGAAAAAGAAGCAGCCCTTGTAAAAGGATTAAATGTTTACGGATTTAACAATCTAAGGGAGATAATTGATTTTCTTAATGGGGATTTAAAAATAGAGCCTGCTACCATTACAGAAGAAGATTTTAAAGAAAGTAAAAGAAGTTATATTGATTTTTCAGAGATTAAAGGACAACAAACTGCAAAAAGAGCTTTGGAAATAGCAGCTGCCGGATTTCATAATGTTTTATTAATTGGTTCCCCAGGTTCAGGTAAAAGTATGCTTGCAAAAGCTTTTAACTCTATACTGCCACCAATGAGCTTTGAAGAAGCAATAGAAACAACAAAAATCCATAGTGTTGCAGGTATATTAGAAGGATTTATTGTAAATGAAAGGACTATCCGTTCGCCCCATTCCACAACCTCTGATATAGCACTTGTAGGTGGTGGAAGTTATCCAAAACCGGGAGAATTATCCCTTGCCCATAATGGAACATTATTTCTTGATGAACTTCCGGAATTTAAAAGGTCTGCCCTTGAAGCATTAAGACAGCCCCTTGAAGACAGAGTAGTAACAATTTCAAGAGCTTCAATGAAAATAACATTTCCGGCAAAATTTCAATTAATAGCAGCTGCAAATCCATGTCCTTGTGGTTATAGATTTGACCCAAATAAAGAATGCAAATGCACTCCAATAGAGATAAAAAGATACTTAGGAAAATTATCAGGTCCATTACTTGATAGAATAGATATCTCTATAACCGTTTTGCCTGTTAATCCGGAAGATTTATCAAAAAAACCTGTTGGTGAAAGTTCTACCCAAATAAGAGAAAGAGTGATAAAAGCAGTTGAAATCCAAAAAGAAAGATTTAAAAAAGAAAAGATAAATTTTAATAGTGAAATGACACCAACATTAATAGAAAAATATGCAAACCTTTCAAAAGAAGCAGAAAATATACTTAATCTTTCAACAAAAAAATTTAATCTTACAGCAAGAAGTTATCACAGAATTATAAAAGTAGCAAGAACCATAGCTGACCTATCAAATAATGAAAAAATAGAAGCTACACATATTATGGAAGCTATAAATTATAAAGTTAATGAGAATCTATTTTAA
- the der gene encoding ribosome biogenesis GTPase Der, with protein sequence MFRVAIVGRPNVGKSSLFNKIIRKRKAIVEDIPGVTRDRIISTADWRGYKFEIVDTGGFTTDEEDKFAPYIRRQIEKELELSDMFIFVVDGKEGLTALDKEIAEILRRTKKPVIVAVNKIDNPNDEKNIYEFYELGFEKIYPVSSIQKFGIAEILDEIINNMPEYEKEISRISEKEEEEEKEEVIKVAIVGKPNAGKSSLLNAIVGEERALVSDIPGTTRDTVDTLFEWKDNKILFLDTAGMRKKSKVEYGLEFYSVGRTLEAIEKADVVILVIDATEGATEQDTKIAGLIQRRYKPAIIVINKIDMLKNENEINKVVNQVKEKLYFIPYAPIILTSAKERKGIKKLIETIIDVYNQSWKRVGTGQLNRAIKQILSIRQPPSYQGKPLKIYYATQLEGKPPAFLLFVNNPEGFKPNYVKFLENSIRQILGFENTPIKLIFRGKEEEKKK encoded by the coding sequence ATGTTTAGAGTAGCAATTGTTGGAAGACCTAATGTTGGAAAATCTTCTCTTTTTAATAAAATTATAAGAAAGAGAAAAGCTATTGTTGAAGATATTCCGGGAGTAACAAGAGATAGAATTATAAGCACGGCAGATTGGAGAGGTTATAAATTTGAGATTGTAGATACAGGTGGATTTACAACCGATGAAGAAGATAAATTTGCACCTTATATAAGAAGACAGATAGAAAAAGAGCTTGAACTATCTGATATGTTTATATTTGTTGTAGATGGGAAAGAAGGACTTACAGCTCTTGATAAAGAGATAGCAGAAATATTAAGAAGAACCAAAAAACCGGTAATAGTTGCAGTAAATAAAATAGATAATCCTAATGATGAAAAAAATATATATGAATTTTATGAACTTGGATTTGAGAAAATATATCCGGTTTCTTCTATCCAAAAATTCGGTATAGCCGAAATACTTGATGAAATCATAAATAATATGCCTGAATATGAAAAAGAGATATCAAGGATATCAGAAAAGGAAGAAGAAGAGGAAAAGGAAGAAGTTATAAAAGTTGCAATTGTTGGAAAGCCTAATGCCGGTAAATCTTCTCTTTTAAATGCAATAGTAGGAGAAGAAAGGGCATTAGTTTCTGATATTCCCGGAACAACAAGAGATACGGTAGATACATTATTTGAATGGAAAGATAATAAAATATTATTCCTTGATACTGCCGGTATGAGAAAAAAATCAAAAGTAGAATATGGTTTAGAGTTTTACTCTGTTGGTAGAACCTTGGAAGCAATAGAAAAAGCAGATGTCGTTATTCTTGTTATAGATGCAACAGAAGGGGCTACAGAGCAAGATACAAAAATTGCAGGATTGATACAAAGAAGATATAAACCGGCTATTATCGTAATAAATAAAATAGATATGCTTAAAAATGAAAATGAGATAAATAAAGTAGTAAATCAGGTAAAAGAAAAGTTATATTTCATCCCTTATGCTCCTATAATACTAACTTCTGCAAAAGAAAGAAAAGGAATTAAAAAATTAATTGAAACTATAATAGATGTTTATAATCAAAGCTGGAAAAGGGTAGGCACAGGACAACTTAACAGAGCCATAAAACAGATACTTTCAATAAGACAACCTCCATCTTATCAAGGAAAACCTTTAAAAATCTATTATGCTACTCAGCTTGAAGGAAAACCTCCGGCTTTCTTACTTTTTGTAAATAATCCGGAAGGTTTTAAACCAAATTATGTAAAATTCCTTGAAAATAGTATTAGACAGATACTTGGATTTGAAAATACACCTATAAAACTTATATTTAGAGGAAAAGAAGAAGAGAAGAAAAAATAA
- a CDS encoding OmpA/MotB family protein — MARKKKHEEHGAGERWAVPYADFLSLLLALFIALFAISTIDKKKLASFVEAISAAFSFKPISTTAPPSIIEGIGVKKSKSEEKKKLKEKAEKIIKQLGLEGKVSVEYVPEGVKIKILDYILFDSCSAVIKPEYKNLLEQLAKAFKEFSYPISVEGHTDNIPPSDSCIYPSNWELSAARAAAVARFLIESGKIDPKLFVVSGYADTRPLVPNTTPQGRAMNRRIEITIITGTDKEPQLEELKQKEVNKNEGNKSD, encoded by the coding sequence ATGGCAAGAAAGAAAAAACATGAAGAGCATGGTGCAGGAGAACGCTGGGCAGTTCCTTATGCAGATTTCTTGAGTTTATTACTTGCTTTGTTTATAGCTCTTTTTGCAATATCTACAATAGATAAAAAGAAACTTGCATCTTTTGTTGAGGCAATTTCTGCAGCTTTTTCATTTAAACCTATATCCACAACTGCTCCGCCTTCTATAATTGAAGGGATTGGAGTAAAAAAATCAAAATCTGAAGAAAAGAAAAAATTAAAAGAAAAAGCAGAAAAAATAATAAAACAGCTTGGACTTGAAGGAAAGGTATCTGTTGAGTATGTACCGGAAGGAGTAAAGATAAAAATATTGGATTATATACTTTTTGATAGTTGCAGTGCAGTGATAAAACCTGAATATAAAAATTTATTAGAGCAACTTGCAAAAGCATTTAAAGAATTTAGTTATCCTATAAGTGTAGAAGGACATACAGATAATATACCACCAAGTGATAGTTGTATTTATCCATCTAATTGGGAGCTATCTGCAGCACGGGCAGCAGCAGTAGCTAGATTTTTAATAGAAAGTGGAAAAATTGATCCAAAACTTTTTGTTGTTTCCGGATATGCAGATACAAGACCATTAGTACCTAATACTACTCCTCAAGGAAGGGCAATGAATAGAAGAATAGAAATAACAATAATAACCGGAACAGATAAGGAACCACAGTTAGAAGAATTAAAGCAAAAAGAGGTTAATAAAAATGAGGGTAATAAATCTGATTAA
- a CDS encoding alpha/beta fold hydrolase: MEIKHIFIHGWSFDKNIWKDYFNIKNALFLDLPSHGENREYQSLQDFSLQIANIINSQKEKVNLIGWSIGATVSFLTALQTENIDKLILIGFSPKFNDINLGSNPKFIKAFLINLQKDFENTIYNFRKNATSDEFRDIKLPEKEGSIKLLKDFINIDLTEKFLNKKAFIIHGKDDIIVNPYATLFCKNIIKEPVIYLTNSNHAPFLENKDLIKDLIVE, from the coding sequence ATGGAAATAAAGCATATTTTTATACACGGATGGAGCTTTGATAAAAATATATGGAAAGATTATTTTAACATAAAAAATGCCTTATTTTTAGATTTACCATCCCATGGGGAAAATAGAGAGTATCAATCTTTACAGGATTTTAGCTTACAAATTGCAAATATAATAAACTCTCAAAAAGAAAAAGTAAATCTGATAGGATGGTCAATAGGGGCTACCGTATCTTTTTTAACTGCTTTACAGACAGAAAATATAGATAAATTAATCCTTATAGGTTTTTCTCCTAAATTTAATGATATAAATCTTGGCTCAAATCCAAAATTTATAAAAGCATTCTTAATAAATCTTCAAAAAGATTTTGAAAATACTATCTATAACTTTAGAAAAAATGCCACTTCTGATGAGTTTAGAGATATTAAACTTCCGGAAAAAGAAGGAAGTATTAAATTACTTAAAGATTTTATAAATATTGATTTAACAGAAAAATTTTTGAACAAAAAAGCTTTTATAATTCATGGAAAGGATGATATAATTGTTAATCCATATGCTACTTTATTTTGTAAAAATATTATTAAAGAGCCGGTAATTTATCTAACAAATTCTAATCATGCTCCATTTTTAGAAAATAAAGATTTGATAAAGGATTTAATCGTTGAATAA
- the motA gene encoding flagellar motor stator protein MotA, with protein MDLTVIGGIIAALVLFAVGDILEGGNPLGLIHISSIIIVVPTTLSAAAVATKQKYVVAAYKELKIVFGNPNLNPMETLNKIISLAEKARKEGILSIETEIANIDDPFFRKGLQMLVDGVEPEAIRERLELEIGEIEEYYEGAAKYWITAGETTPVFGLVGAVMGLILALKRLENPVEMAEGIAGAFTATVTGIVSSYLLFGPFGHKMKAKAKDIIKTREMILEGIIGIALSKNPKMLKEQLMIYTGQEAEEGKE; from the coding sequence GTGGATTTAACAGTTATAGGGGGAATAATTGCAGCTTTAGTTCTTTTTGCAGTTGGGGATATATTAGAAGGAGGAAATCCCCTTGGGCTAATTCATATATCATCTATAATCATAGTTGTGCCTACAACATTATCAGCAGCAGCAGTTGCAACTAAACAAAAATATGTTGTAGCAGCTTATAAAGAGCTAAAAATTGTTTTTGGAAATCCTAATTTAAATCCAATGGAAACATTAAACAAAATAATATCTCTGGCAGAAAAAGCAAGAAAAGAAGGAATATTATCCATAGAAACAGAAATTGCAAATATTGATGACCCATTTTTTAGAAAAGGTCTTCAAATGCTTGTTGATGGTGTAGAACCGGAAGCTATAAGAGAAAGGTTAGAGTTAGAAATAGGAGAAATAGAAGAATATTATGAAGGAGCTGCTAAATATTGGATAACTGCCGGAGAAACAACTCCTGTTTTTGGACTTGTTGGTGCAGTTATGGGATTGATTTTAGCTTTAAAAAGACTTGAAAATCCGGTTGAAATGGCAGAAGGTATTGCAGGAGCTTTTACAGCAACAGTTACAGGTATAGTTTCTTCTTATCTTTTATTTGGACCATTCGGGCATAAAATGAAAGCAAAGGCTAAAGATATAATAAAAACAAGAGAGATGATACTGGAAGGAATTATTGGTATAGCTTTATCTAAAAATCCTAAAATGTTAAAAGAGCAACTTATGATTTATACAGGACAAGAAGCAGAAGAAGGTAAAGAATAA
- the mqnE gene encoding aminofutalosine synthase MqnE, with protein sequence MLEIEKVLALADDREIFPIIDKVLSGERLSFEDGVKLFKSHDLLTIGWLANYVSEKKNGKYAYFVINRQINPTNVCVLDCKFCAFADMDKNSPKAYEMSIEQILEKVRYAVENEACEVHIVGGLHPDWKFEKYLEIVSAIKRNFPDLHIKAFTAVEIDYFSKISGLSYEEVLIKLKEAGLDSLPGGGAEIFSPRVRQIIAPKKIGYKKYLQIHKLAHKMGLKSTTTMLYGHVENIEDRIDHMIKIREAQDETGGFTCFIPLAYQPENNELPVFEDTSGIDDLKTIAISRLMLDNIDHIKAYWVMIGEKVAQVALNFGADDMDGTVMEEKIAHFAGAKSPTQQQKERLIRLIKEAGKIPVQRDTLYNPVKIYE encoded by the coding sequence ATGTTAGAGATTGAAAAAGTTTTAGCATTAGCTGATGATAGAGAGATATTTCCTATTATAGATAAAGTTTTATCCGGTGAAAGATTATCTTTTGAAGATGGGGTTAAATTATTCAAAAGTCATGATTTACTTACTATCGGATGGCTTGCTAATTATGTATCAGAAAAGAAAAATGGTAAATATGCTTATTTTGTAATAAATAGACAGATAAATCCAACAAATGTATGTGTATTAGATTGTAAATTTTGTGCATTTGCAGATATGGATAAAAACAGCCCAAAAGCCTATGAAATGAGTATTGAGCAGATTTTAGAAAAAGTAAGATATGCAGTTGAGAATGAAGCCTGTGAAGTTCATATTGTTGGGGGGCTTCATCCTGATTGGAAATTTGAAAAATATCTTGAAATCGTATCTGCTATAAAAAGAAATTTTCCTGATTTACATATAAAAGCATTTACTGCCGTGGAAATTGATTATTTTTCAAAAATATCCGGTTTAAGTTATGAAGAAGTATTAATAAAATTAAAAGAAGCAGGTTTAGATAGCTTGCCCGGTGGAGGAGCAGAAATATTTTCTCCAAGGGTAAGACAGATTATAGCTCCTAAGAAGATAGGTTATAAAAAATATCTACAGATACACAAATTAGCTCACAAGATGGGGTTGAAATCCACAACAACAATGCTTTATGGACATGTAGAAAATATAGAAGACAGAATAGACCATATGATAAAAATAAGAGAAGCCCAAGATGAAACAGGTGGTTTTACCTGTTTTATTCCTCTTGCATATCAGCCTGAAAATAATGAGCTTCCTGTTTTTGAAGATACATCCGGAATAGATGATTTAAAAACAATAGCCATTTCAAGATTAATGCTTGATAACATAGACCATATTAAAGCTTACTGGGTTATGATAGGAGAAAAAGTTGCTCAGGTGGCTCTAAATTTTGGTGCAGATGATATGGATGGAACAGTTATGGAAGAAAAAATAGCTCATTTTGCCGGTGCAAAATCTCCAACCCAGCAACAAAAGGAAAGATTAATCAGATTAATAAAAGAAGCCGGAAAAATTCCGGTTCAAAGAGATACATTATATAATCCTGTTAAGATTTATGAATAA